Proteins encoded by one window of Chromobacterium violaceum ATCC 12472:
- a CDS encoding c-type cytochrome encodes MKKTLLAALLLGAAAAPAMANMQLAQKYSCTACHTVDKKLVGPAYKDVAKKYAGDKGAEAKLIAKVKNGGSGVWGPVPMTPHPNIPDADLKALVKWVLSQK; translated from the coding sequence ATGAAAAAAACCTTGCTCGCCGCCCTGCTGCTGGGCGCCGCCGCCGCGCCGGCGATGGCGAACATGCAGCTGGCGCAGAAATACAGCTGTACCGCCTGTCACACGGTGGACAAGAAGCTGGTCGGCCCCGCGTACAAGGACGTGGCCAAGAAATACGCCGGCGACAAGGGCGCCGAGGCCAAGCTGATCGCCAAGGTGAAGAACGGCGGTTCCGGCGTCTGGGGCCCGGTGCCGATGACCCCGCATCCGAATATTCCCGACGCCGATCTGAAGGCGTTGGTGAAGTGGGTGCTGAGCCAGAAATAA
- a CDS encoding YggT family protein, whose protein sequence is MFVHTLQSLIQVLSDLFALVLVLRFYLQVAHAPFKHPLCQFVVAATNFLVLPTRKLVPSVRSYDTATLLLAWLVCLLARVLMVLLWWRPEIFALPQAWMVLSLWSVLAVFQLSLKLLLGAVIVQAVLSWVNPYNPLAPVLDSLTRPYLRPFRRAVVGGVDLAPMALSLIVWMILTIPVTWLEAVFLTQLNVMG, encoded by the coding sequence ATGTTCGTCCATACCTTGCAATCCCTGATCCAGGTGCTGTCCGACCTGTTCGCGCTGGTGCTGGTGCTGCGTTTCTACCTGCAGGTCGCCCACGCGCCGTTCAAGCACCCGCTGTGCCAGTTCGTGGTGGCGGCCACCAACTTCCTGGTGCTGCCGACGCGCAAGCTGGTGCCGTCGGTGCGCAGCTACGACACCGCCACCCTGCTGCTGGCCTGGCTGGTGTGCCTGCTGGCGCGGGTGCTGATGGTGCTGCTGTGGTGGCGGCCGGAGATCTTCGCGCTGCCGCAAGCCTGGATGGTGCTGTCGCTGTGGTCGGTGCTGGCGGTGTTCCAGCTATCGCTGAAGCTGCTGCTGGGCGCGGTGATCGTGCAGGCGGTGCTCAGCTGGGTCAATCCCTACAATCCGCTGGCGCCGGTGCTGGACAGCCTGACCCGTCCCTATCTGCGGCCGTTCCGCCGCGCGGTGGTCGGCGGCGTCGACCTGGCGCCGATGGCGCTGTCGCTGATCGTCTGGATGATCCTGACGATTCCGGTGACCTGGCTCGAAGCAGTGTTCTTGACCCAACTCAATGTCATGGGCTGA
- the proC gene encoding pyrroline-5-carboxylate reductase encodes MRITFIGGGNMAGAIIGGLARQGGHRIHVVEHQQDKLDQLAAGFGCSGSQALPERFAADEVVVLAVKPQQLRELCLALAPVLNGALVVSIAAGIRLDALARWLGSRRIVRVMPNTPAMVGKGVSGLYADAAVSAADRDAAETVMRAAGLTVWLADEAGIDDITCVSGSGPAYVFYFIESMIEAAAKAGFGEDKARELVLATFDGAVELARQSPLPVAELRRNVMSKGGTTERAIARFEAEGVKAAIVAGAMDCRDRSIEMGRELSQE; translated from the coding sequence ATGCGGATCACATTCATCGGCGGCGGCAATATGGCCGGCGCCATCATCGGCGGGCTGGCCCGCCAGGGCGGCCATCGCATCCACGTGGTCGAACATCAGCAGGACAAGCTGGACCAGCTGGCCGCCGGCTTCGGCTGCAGCGGCAGCCAGGCACTGCCCGAGCGCTTCGCCGCCGACGAGGTCGTAGTGCTGGCGGTCAAGCCGCAGCAGCTGCGCGAGCTGTGCCTGGCGCTGGCGCCTGTGCTTAACGGCGCGCTGGTGGTATCCATCGCCGCCGGCATCCGCCTGGACGCGCTGGCGCGCTGGCTGGGCAGCCGCCGCATCGTGCGGGTGATGCCCAACACCCCGGCCATGGTCGGCAAGGGGGTATCCGGCCTGTACGCCGACGCCGCGGTGTCCGCCGCCGACCGCGACGCGGCCGAGACCGTGATGCGCGCCGCCGGCCTGACCGTGTGGCTGGCCGACGAGGCCGGCATCGACGACATCACCTGCGTGTCCGGCAGCGGCCCGGCCTATGTGTTCTATTTCATAGAGAGCATGATAGAGGCGGCGGCGAAAGCGGGCTTCGGCGAGGACAAGGCGCGCGAGCTGGTGCTGGCGACTTTCGACGGCGCGGTGGAGCTGGCGCGGCAGAGCCCGTTGCCGGTGGCCGAGCTGCGCCGGAACGTGATGTCCAAGGGCGGCACCACCGAACGCGCGATCGCGCGCTTCGAGGCCGAAGGCGTCAAGGCGGCCATCGTCGCCGGCGCGATGGATTGCCGCGACCGCTCGATCGAGATGGGCCGCGAACTCAGCCAGGAGTGA
- a CDS encoding YggS family pyridoxal phosphate-dependent enzyme: MTDSLSSRLQQVRLRLDAACAAAGRAPGAAALLAVSKTFPADALRAAYACGQRAFGENYVQELQQKCEALAGLEIEWHFIGPLQSNKTRIVAERAHWVHSIDRLKIAERLSAQRPDGLPALNVCVQVNVSGEDSKSGCAPEEAAALARAVAALPRLRLRGLMCIPEPTEDTARLAAQFARLRGLQRQLNAEGLALDTLSMGMSADLETAVAEGATLVRVGSAIFGQRDYQH; encoded by the coding sequence ATGACCGATTCCCTTTCTTCCCGACTCCAGCAGGTGCGGCTGCGGCTGGACGCCGCCTGCGCCGCCGCCGGCCGCGCGCCCGGCGCCGCGGCGCTGCTGGCGGTGAGCAAGACCTTCCCCGCCGACGCGCTCCGGGCCGCCTACGCTTGCGGCCAGCGCGCCTTCGGCGAGAACTATGTGCAGGAGTTGCAACAGAAGTGCGAGGCGCTGGCCGGGCTGGAGATAGAATGGCACTTCATCGGGCCCCTGCAGTCGAACAAGACCCGCATCGTCGCCGAGCGCGCGCACTGGGTGCATTCGATAGACCGGCTGAAGATCGCCGAGCGCCTGTCGGCGCAGCGGCCGGACGGCCTGCCGGCGCTGAATGTCTGCGTGCAGGTCAATGTGTCCGGCGAGGACAGCAAGAGCGGCTGCGCGCCGGAGGAGGCCGCGGCGCTGGCGCGCGCGGTGGCGGCGCTGCCGCGCTTGAGGCTGCGCGGCCTGATGTGCATTCCGGAACCGACCGAAGACACGGCCAGGCTGGCGGCGCAGTTCGCCCGCCTGCGCGGCTTGCAGCGGCAGCTGAACGCCGAGGGCCTGGCGCTGGACACATTGTCGATGGGCATGTCGGCCGACCTGGAGACGGCGGTGGCCGAAGGCGCCACCCTGGTGCGGGTGGGTTCGGCCATCTTCGGCCAGCGCGACTACCAACATTGA
- a CDS encoding type IV pilus twitching motility protein PilT — protein sequence MEISELLAFTVKNKASDLHLSAGLPPMIRVNGDIRRINLPPLDHHDVHDMVYDIMNDYQRKTFEDTYECDFSFELPGIARFRVNSFIQNRGMASVFRVIPSKVLTLEQLSAPRIFQDIANYPRGLVLVTGPTGSGKSTTLAAMIDYVNENAFSHILTVEDPIEFVHESKKSLINQRELGLQTHSFANALKSALREDPDVILVGELRDLETIRLALTAAETGHLVFGTLHTSSAAKTIDRIVDVFPAGEKEMVRSMLSESVRAVIAQTLLKTKDGQGRVAAHEIMIGTPAIRNLIRENKIAQINSMIQTGQQHGMQTLDQCLADLTRRNIVSPAEARAKASHKDAF from the coding sequence ATGGAAATTTCCGAGCTCCTGGCTTTTACCGTCAAGAACAAGGCCTCCGATCTGCACCTGTCGGCCGGCCTGCCGCCGATGATACGGGTCAACGGCGACATCCGCCGGATCAATCTGCCGCCGCTGGACCACCATGACGTGCACGACATGGTGTACGACATCATGAACGACTACCAGCGCAAGACCTTCGAAGACACCTACGAGTGCGACTTCTCGTTCGAGCTGCCCGGCATCGCACGCTTCCGCGTCAACTCCTTCATCCAGAACCGCGGCATGGCCTCGGTGTTCCGGGTGATTCCCAGCAAGGTGCTGACGCTGGAGCAGCTGTCGGCGCCGCGCATCTTCCAGGACATCGCCAACTACCCGCGCGGCCTGGTGCTGGTGACCGGCCCCACCGGCTCCGGCAAGTCGACCACGCTGGCGGCGATGATAGACTACGTCAACGAAAACGCCTTCTCGCACATTCTTACCGTGGAAGACCCGATCGAGTTCGTCCACGAGAGCAAGAAGAGCCTGATCAACCAGCGCGAGCTGGGCCTGCAGACCCACAGCTTCGCCAACGCGCTGAAAAGCGCGCTGCGCGAGGACCCGGACGTGATCCTGGTCGGCGAATTGCGCGACCTGGAAACGATACGGCTGGCGCTGACCGCCGCCGAGACCGGCCACCTGGTGTTCGGCACGCTGCACACCAGCAGCGCGGCCAAGACCATAGACCGGATCGTCGACGTGTTCCCCGCCGGCGAGAAGGAAATGGTGCGCTCGATGCTGTCGGAGTCGGTGCGCGCGGTGATCGCGCAGACGCTGCTGAAGACCAAGGACGGCCAGGGCCGGGTGGCCGCGCACGAGATCATGATAGGCACGCCCGCCATCCGCAACCTGATACGCGAGAACAAGATCGCCCAGATCAACTCGATGATACAGACCGGGCAGCAACACGGCATGCAGACGCTGGACCAGTGTCTGGCCGACCTGACCCGGCGCAACATCGTGTCGCCGGCCGAGGCGCGCGCCAAGGCCAGCCACAAGGACGCATTCTGA
- a CDS encoding PilT/PilU family type 4a pilus ATPase, with protein MEKDQASKFIHDLLKHATGKNASDIFIAAEFPPAMKIDGKITPVAPQALTALQSKELVRAVMNDRQTEEFEAKKEANFAINPPGVGRFRVSAFVQQGMVGMVLRKINTEIPTFDQLNLPEVLKDIALIKRGLVIFVGGTGSGKSTSLAALVDWRNSNNQDHIITIEDPIEYVHTHKKSIVTQREIGVDTENWEVALKNTLRQAPDVILMGEIRDRETMAYGLQFAETGHLCLATLHANNANQALDRILNFFPEERHQQVLMDLSLNMRAIISQRLVPHKSGRGRVAAVEILLNSPLVSDMVFKGEIAGLKEVMGRSREAGMQTFDQSLFELYEAELITYEDALRNADSINDLRLRIKLYSESARNRDPLEGIDHLDIV; from the coding sequence ATGGAAAAAGACCAGGCCTCCAAATTCATCCACGACCTGCTCAAGCATGCGACGGGAAAGAACGCCTCCGACATCTTCATCGCCGCCGAATTTCCGCCGGCGATGAAGATAGACGGCAAGATCACGCCGGTGGCGCCGCAGGCGCTGACCGCCCTGCAGAGCAAGGAACTGGTGCGCGCGGTGATGAACGACCGCCAGACCGAGGAGTTCGAGGCGAAGAAGGAAGCCAACTTCGCCATCAACCCGCCCGGCGTCGGCCGTTTCCGCGTCAGCGCCTTCGTCCAGCAGGGCATGGTGGGCATGGTGCTGCGCAAGATCAACACCGAGATCCCCACCTTCGACCAGCTCAACCTGCCCGAGGTGCTGAAGGACATCGCGCTGATCAAGCGCGGCCTGGTGATCTTCGTCGGCGGCACCGGCTCCGGCAAGTCCACCTCGCTGGCGGCGCTGGTGGACTGGCGCAACAGCAACAACCAGGACCACATCATCACGATCGAAGACCCGATCGAGTACGTGCACACCCACAAGAAGTCCATCGTCACCCAGCGCGAGATCGGCGTGGACACCGAGAACTGGGAGGTCGCGCTGAAGAACACGCTGCGCCAGGCGCCGGACGTGATCCTGATGGGGGAGATCCGCGACCGCGAAACCATGGCCTACGGCCTGCAGTTCGCCGAAACCGGCCACCTGTGCCTGGCCACGCTGCACGCCAACAACGCCAACCAGGCGCTGGACCGCATCCTCAACTTCTTCCCCGAAGAGCGCCACCAGCAAGTGCTGATGGACCTGTCGCTGAACATGCGCGCCATCATTTCGCAGCGGCTGGTGCCGCACAAGTCCGGCCGCGGCCGGGTGGCGGCGGTGGAGATCCTGCTCAACAGCCCGCTGGTGTCGGACATGGTGTTCAAGGGCGAGATCGCCGGGCTGAAGGAGGTGATGGGACGCTCGCGCGAGGCCGGCATGCAGACTTTCGACCAATCGCTGTTCGAACTGTACGAGGCCGAGCTGATCACTTACGAGGATGCGCTGCGCAACGCCGACTCCATCAACGACCTGCGCCTGAGAATCAAGCTGTACAGCGAGAGCGCCCGCAACCGGGACCCGCTGGAAGGCATAGACCACCTGGATATCGTCTGA
- a CDS encoding response regulator, with product MQFDATTTVLIIEDSHTVRQGLRTMLSMAGITRSEAVSNASEARNRLRGKNYDVVLCDYNLGEGMDGQELLEAMRKGGNLPLSTIWIMITGERHYERVVAAAEMAPDDYILKPFASQLLLDRMHLAGQRKTFLAPAHKLLAQGKVEQSIQVLLQLARETQNPQYRLDAKRLAAELLVNEGRQGEALSIYQELLTQRVIPWAKMGVARIVAEQGETQESNALLREIIADAPRYTDAYDLLAQNLIDDGQYQTAAVVLEKAVAISPRNFNRLKSCGTALLRCGDPSKAADYLQRAVEIGRNNNFFGPDVLVDLLQAYSESGQTQQLDRLQAEIAGRIDELPGGKLTMAVCRAMTALAQQRPSDALAQLQGVAGELRARETDFSSAQRFLSAAVRLPAELSNELPQQWGHAIALRFADGRHELGTLLEISHKHEAGHAAIEHAYETLQQESNKAVELAGNGKLEEAAAMLYQLSQDTLNERISMNACALLLRTCENRHKANRDFAEEQHQVQRLIDWLPEDNERVRGFLRRLHALNPDCE from the coding sequence ATGCAATTCGACGCCACCACCACCGTACTGATCATCGAAGACTCACACACCGTGCGCCAGGGCTTGCGCACCATGCTGTCCATGGCCGGCATCACCCGCTCCGAGGCCGTCAGCAACGCCAGCGAGGCGCGCAACCGGCTGCGCGGCAAGAATTACGACGTCGTGCTCTGCGACTACAACCTCGGCGAGGGCATGGACGGCCAGGAGCTGCTGGAGGCGATGCGCAAGGGCGGCAACCTGCCGCTGTCCACCATCTGGATCATGATCACCGGCGAGCGCCACTACGAGCGGGTGGTGGCCGCCGCCGAAATGGCGCCCGACGACTACATCCTCAAACCGTTCGCCTCCCAGCTGCTGCTGGACCGGATGCACCTGGCCGGCCAGCGCAAGACCTTCCTCGCCCCGGCGCACAAGCTGCTGGCGCAGGGCAAGGTGGAGCAATCGATCCAGGTGCTGCTGCAGCTGGCGCGCGAAACGCAGAACCCGCAGTACCGGCTGGACGCCAAGCGCCTGGCCGCCGAGCTGCTGGTCAACGAAGGCCGCCAGGGCGAGGCGCTGAGCATCTACCAGGAACTGCTGACCCAGCGCGTGATCCCCTGGGCCAAGATGGGCGTCGCCCGCATCGTCGCCGAGCAGGGAGAAACCCAGGAATCCAACGCGCTGCTGCGCGAAATCATCGCCGACGCGCCGCGCTACACCGACGCCTACGACCTCTTGGCGCAGAACCTGATCGACGACGGCCAGTACCAGACCGCCGCCGTGGTGCTGGAAAAGGCGGTGGCGATCTCGCCGCGCAACTTCAACCGCCTGAAGAGCTGCGGCACCGCGCTGCTGCGCTGCGGCGACCCGTCCAAGGCCGCCGACTACCTGCAGCGGGCGGTGGAAATCGGCCGCAACAACAACTTCTTCGGCCCCGACGTGCTAGTGGACCTGCTGCAGGCCTACAGCGAGAGCGGCCAGACCCAGCAGCTGGACCGGCTGCAGGCGGAGATCGCCGGCCGCATCGACGAGCTGCCCGGCGGCAAGCTGACCATGGCGGTGTGCCGCGCGATGACCGCGCTGGCCCAGCAGCGGCCCAGCGACGCGCTGGCGCAGCTGCAGGGCGTGGCCGGCGAGCTGCGCGCCCGCGAAACCGACTTTTCCTCCGCCCAGCGCTTCCTGTCGGCCGCGGTGAGGCTGCCGGCCGAGCTGAGCAACGAGCTGCCGCAGCAATGGGGCCACGCCATCGCGCTGCGCTTCGCCGACGGCCGCCACGAGCTGGGCACGCTGCTGGAGATCTCGCACAAGCACGAGGCCGGCCACGCCGCCATCGAGCACGCCTACGAAACGCTGCAGCAGGAGAGCAACAAGGCGGTGGAGCTGGCCGGCAACGGCAAGCTGGAAGAAGCCGCCGCCATGCTGTACCAACTGTCGCAGGACACGCTGAACGAGCGCATCAGCATGAACGCCTGCGCGCTGCTGCTGCGCACCTGCGAGAACCGCCACAAGGCGAACCGCGACTTCGCCGAGGAGCAGCATCAGGTGCAGCGGCTGATAGACTGGCTACCCGAGGACAACGAACGCGTGCGCGGCTTCCTGCGCCGGCTGCACGCGCTGAACCCGGACTGCGAATGA
- a CDS encoding response regulator has protein sequence MAFDENTTVLIVDDAHSMAQGIRAILAMAGVTQSETASHAGEAQNRLRGRRYDVVLCDYNLGLGMNGQELLEAMRRAGALPLSTLWVMITGERNYGQVASAAELVPDDYILKPFTSQQLLDRLEAAARRKAWLAPAHRLLDKGKTEQAIQTLGGLIAEADSRQRRLDAQRLCGELLAREGLHEAALRLYREVLARDELPWAKMGVARILSEQGDGGGANALLDQVIAEAPRYTEAYDLLAQNLTDDGNYPDAAGALEKAVAISPRNFNRLHHYGTALLRSGEATRAVEPLQRAVDIGRGNSFFGPEAMVNLLQARCESGQTQQLDRLQHDIAARQGELPGGPLTMAVCRALTALAQQRPQQAQIHLAEGAEWIAAPETDFGSALRFLSAAAKLPEGHGAERAPDWARSIALRFADGRHELGTLLEVAAPRPACADAVSAAYAELQDKSRAALEQANQGKLEAAAAMLRGEAMRTLNCRLGMYGCAMLLRIAENRQEAGQDFAGEMQSLRELLHWLPHDNERVRGFVKRRQALIRHED, from the coding sequence ATGGCATTCGATGAAAACACCACGGTCCTGATCGTCGACGACGCGCACAGCATGGCGCAGGGCATACGCGCCATCCTGGCCATGGCCGGCGTCACCCAGTCGGAAACCGCCAGCCACGCCGGCGAGGCGCAGAACCGGCTGCGCGGCCGCCGCTACGACGTGGTGCTGTGCGATTACAACCTGGGCCTGGGCATGAACGGCCAGGAGCTGCTGGAGGCGATGCGCCGCGCCGGCGCGCTGCCCTTGTCCACGCTGTGGGTGATGATCACCGGCGAGCGCAACTACGGCCAGGTGGCCAGCGCCGCCGAACTGGTCCCCGACGACTACATCCTCAAGCCCTTCACCTCGCAGCAGCTGCTGGACCGGCTGGAAGCCGCCGCCCGGCGCAAGGCCTGGCTGGCGCCGGCGCACCGGCTGCTGGACAAGGGCAAGACCGAGCAGGCGATCCAGACGCTGGGCGGACTGATCGCCGAGGCCGACAGCCGCCAACGGCGGCTGGACGCGCAGCGGCTGTGCGGCGAACTGCTGGCGCGCGAGGGGCTGCACGAGGCGGCGCTGCGGCTCTACCGCGAGGTGCTGGCCCGGGACGAGCTGCCCTGGGCCAAGATGGGCGTCGCCCGCATCCTGTCCGAGCAGGGCGACGGCGGCGGCGCCAACGCGCTGCTGGACCAAGTGATCGCCGAAGCGCCGCGCTACACCGAGGCCTACGACCTCTTGGCGCAGAACCTGACCGACGACGGCAACTACCCGGACGCCGCCGGCGCGCTGGAAAAGGCGGTGGCGATCTCGCCGCGCAACTTCAATCGGCTGCACCACTACGGCACCGCGCTGCTGCGCAGCGGCGAAGCGACGCGGGCGGTGGAGCCGCTGCAGCGGGCGGTGGACATCGGCCGCGGCAACAGCTTCTTCGGTCCGGAAGCGATGGTCAACCTGCTGCAGGCGCGCTGCGAAAGCGGCCAGACCCAGCAGCTGGACCGGCTGCAGCACGACATCGCCGCCCGCCAGGGCGAGCTGCCCGGCGGCCCGTTGACGATGGCGGTGTGCCGCGCGCTGACCGCCTTGGCGCAGCAGCGGCCGCAGCAGGCCCAAATCCATCTGGCCGAGGGCGCGGAATGGATCGCCGCGCCGGAAACCGACTTCGGCAGCGCGTTGCGCTTCCTGTCGGCGGCGGCCAAGCTGCCGGAAGGACACGGCGCCGAGCGCGCGCCGGACTGGGCGCGATCCATCGCGCTGCGTTTCGCCGACGGCCGGCACGAGCTGGGCACGCTGCTGGAAGTGGCGGCGCCGCGGCCGGCCTGCGCCGACGCGGTCAGCGCCGCCTACGCCGAGCTGCAGGACAAGAGCCGGGCCGCGTTGGAGCAGGCCAACCAGGGCAAGCTGGAGGCCGCCGCCGCGATGCTGCGCGGCGAGGCGATGCGGACGCTGAATTGCCGGCTCGGCATGTACGGCTGCGCGATGCTGCTGCGCATCGCCGAAAACCGGCAAGAGGCCGGCCAGGACTTCGCCGGCGAGATGCAGAGCCTGCGCGAGCTGCTGCACTGGCTGCCGCACGACAACGAGCGGGTGCGCGGCTTCGTCAAGCGCCGCCAGGCGCTGATCCGCCACGAGGACTGA
- a CDS encoding 2'-5' RNA ligase family protein — protein MRAFLACLPPPECLARLLAWQAGLRKQAGGRPLPAAQLHLTLAFLDDVTPLQLQLAADCAEKAAPGLPPAIVLDRCGSWRGVGWCGPARPPPALGAWVSQLKAALGAAGIAVEARPYRPHLTLLRGLERPLPEQALPPLALPLEEVTLLASELGAGGVRHHRLDGWRRAPSSCR, from the coding sequence ATGCGCGCCTTCCTCGCCTGCCTGCCGCCGCCCGAATGCCTGGCCCGGCTGCTGGCATGGCAGGCCGGCTTGCGGAAACAAGCCGGCGGCCGCCCGTTGCCCGCGGCCCAGCTGCATCTGACCTTGGCCTTCCTGGACGACGTGACGCCGCTGCAACTGCAGCTGGCCGCCGACTGCGCGGAAAAGGCGGCGCCCGGCCTGCCGCCGGCCATCGTGCTGGACCGCTGCGGCAGCTGGCGCGGCGTGGGGTGGTGCGGACCGGCCCGCCCGCCGCCGGCGCTGGGCGCATGGGTGTCGCAATTGAAAGCGGCGCTGGGCGCGGCCGGCATCGCCGTCGAAGCGCGGCCCTACCGCCCGCACCTGACGCTGCTGCGCGGCCTGGAGCGGCCGCTGCCGGAACAGGCGCTGCCGCCGCTGGCGCTGCCATTGGAGGAAGTGACGCTGCTGGCGTCCGAGCTGGGCGCGGGCGGCGTCCGCCATCATCGGCTGGACGGCTGGCGGCGCGCCCCTAGCTCTTGTCGTTGA
- a CDS encoding TIGR00266 family protein, giving the protein MTMDVIDYRVFGDDMQYVEVELDPGEAAVGEAGALYYMQDGIAMDTVFGDGSGRDGGVLGSLLGAGKRLLTGESVFTTVFANQSAERRKVAFAAATPGKIVPVHLLELGGTLYAQKDSFLAGAKGVSLGLAWQKRIGTGLFGGEGFIMQKLEGDGYVFLHAGGALTELQLRPGETVRVDTGCVVAYQPSVDFDIEYVGKLKSALFGGEGLFFARLTGPGRVWLQSLPLSRLADRIVAAAPRAGGESKEQGSLLGGLFNDKS; this is encoded by the coding sequence ATGACGATGGACGTGATCGACTACCGGGTGTTCGGCGACGACATGCAGTACGTCGAGGTGGAGCTGGACCCCGGCGAGGCGGCGGTCGGCGAGGCCGGCGCGCTGTACTACATGCAGGACGGCATCGCGATGGACACCGTGTTCGGCGACGGCTCGGGCCGCGACGGCGGCGTGCTGGGCTCGCTGCTGGGCGCCGGCAAGCGGCTGCTGACCGGCGAGTCGGTGTTCACCACCGTGTTCGCCAACCAGTCGGCCGAGCGGCGCAAGGTCGCCTTCGCCGCCGCGACGCCGGGCAAGATCGTGCCGGTGCACCTGCTGGAGCTGGGCGGCACGCTGTACGCGCAGAAGGACAGCTTTCTGGCCGGCGCCAAGGGCGTCAGCCTGGGGCTGGCCTGGCAGAAGCGCATCGGCACCGGCCTGTTCGGCGGCGAGGGCTTCATCATGCAGAAGCTGGAGGGCGACGGCTATGTGTTCCTGCACGCCGGCGGCGCGCTGACCGAGCTGCAGCTGCGCCCGGGCGAGACGGTGCGGGTGGACACCGGCTGCGTGGTCGCCTACCAGCCCAGCGTCGATTTCGACATCGAATATGTCGGCAAGCTGAAAAGCGCGCTGTTCGGCGGCGAGGGGCTGTTCTTCGCCAGGCTGACCGGCCCGGGGCGGGTGTGGTTGCAATCGCTGCCCCTGTCGCGGCTGGCCGACCGCATCGTCGCCGCCGCGCCGCGCGCCGGCGGGGAATCCAAGGAACAGGGCTCGCTGCTGGGCGGCCTGTTCAACGACAAGAGCTAG
- the moaE gene encoding molybdopterin synthase catalytic subunit MoaE — translation MTVNHIRVQTEGFDVGAEVRRWSVNPACGAVVSFTGLVRDYGDRQDVVALELEHYPGMTEKALADIVRQARARWSLKGVTLIHRVGRLALGDDIVLVVVASGHRRDAFEAAAFLMDYLKRQAPFWKCEILADGSRHWVDAKASDEAAAARWNAQGEQS, via the coding sequence ATGACGGTCAACCATATCCGGGTGCAGACCGAGGGCTTCGACGTCGGCGCCGAGGTCAGGCGCTGGTCGGTCAATCCGGCCTGCGGCGCGGTGGTCAGCTTCACCGGCCTGGTGCGCGATTACGGCGACCGCCAGGACGTGGTGGCGCTGGAGCTCGAGCATTACCCGGGCATGACCGAAAAGGCGCTGGCCGACATCGTCCGCCAAGCGCGCGCGCGCTGGTCGCTGAAGGGCGTGACGCTGATCCACCGCGTCGGCCGGCTGGCGCTGGGCGACGACATCGTGTTGGTGGTGGTGGCCAGCGGCCACCGCCGCGACGCCTTCGAGGCCGCCGCCTTCCTGATGGACTATCTGAAGCGGCAGGCGCCGTTCTGGAAATGCGAGATCCTGGCCGACGGCAGCCGCCACTGGGTGGACGCCAAGGCCAGCGACGAGGCGGCGGCGGCGCGCTGGAACGCGCAGGGGGAGCAATCATGA
- the moaD gene encoding molybdopterin converting factor subunit 1, giving the protein MKLSLLYFARLRETLGVESEQLDSEAANVAELLAELRQRGQVWTLELAADKVFRVAVNQEMAGLDTPLADGDEVAVFPPVTGG; this is encoded by the coding sequence ATGAAATTGAGCCTGCTGTATTTCGCCAGGCTGCGCGAGACGCTGGGCGTGGAGAGCGAGCAATTGGACAGCGAGGCGGCCAACGTGGCCGAGCTGCTGGCCGAATTGCGCCAGCGCGGCCAGGTCTGGACGCTGGAGCTGGCGGCGGACAAGGTGTTCCGGGTGGCGGTGAACCAGGAAATGGCGGGACTGGACACGCCCTTGGCCGACGGCGACGAAGTGGCGGTGTTTCCGCCGGTGACCGGGGGCTGA